One stretch of Mobula birostris isolate sMobBir1 chromosome 5, sMobBir1.hap1, whole genome shotgun sequence DNA includes these proteins:
- the LOC140197515 gene encoding olfactory receptor 1M1-like: protein MADADPRRSPLSGFILVGVAGPQDGHSYLWPLLLVVYLLILAGNGTVVYMVTTDKRLHRSTHFLTANLGVVDLVLATVVLPTMLVGLMWDARVILWRNCFIQMYFFHGMSAVRTMTLSLMAYEHSVAICNPQRHLSLNRDDIFVKMAAVIWVLGLTCFLPPVVQASIFPFCGSNKVYNSFCELLSVTRLICPETVSVTLFIVLLNVLLLLSSLLIIVCSYIKVAKSVRITTQPERRRVWSTCIPHVAAIWMFFPLKILYSTAFCASCLSPAFGVSSALLYVILNPLVSPFVYIITTKEMKEKIAKLIIKAPHIGSTVSVEGH from the coding sequence ATGGCTGACGCAGATCCAAGACGATCCCCACTCTCAGGATTCATTCTTGTCGGAGTTGCAGGACCCCAAGATGggcattcctacctgtggccccTGTTGCTGGTTGTATATCTTTTAATCCTGGCAGGCAACGGCACTGTAGTGTACATGGTCACCACAGACAAGCGTTTGCACAGATCCACGCATTTCCTCACCGCTAACCTGGGCGTCGTGGACTTGGTGTTGGCAACTGTGGTCCTTCCAACGATGTTGGTGGGTCTCATGTGGGATGCCAGAGTTATTCTGTGGAGAAACTGCTTTATTCAGATGTACTTTTTTCATGGTATGTCAGCAGTAAGGACAATGACCCTCTCCCTGATGGCTTACGAGCATTCAGTAGCAATATGTAACCCCCAACGTCATCTCTCCCTCAATAGGGATGATATCTTTGTCAAAATGGCAGCTGTGATCTGGGTCCTCGGTTTGACTTGCTTTCTGCCTCCAGTGGTTCAGGCTTCCATTTTCCCATTCTGTGGATCAAATAAAGTTTACAATTCCTTCTGTGAGCTACTGTCAGTGACACGCCTGATTTGCCCAGAAACTGTCTCAGTCACATTGTTCATCGTTCTTTTAAACGTGTTGTTGCTCTTGTCAAGTTTGCTGATCATTGTCTGTTCGTACATCAAAGTAGCCAAATCAGTCAGAATCACAACCCAGCCAGAGAGGAGAAGGGTCTGGTCGACCTGCATCCCTCATGTGGCTGCCATTTGGATGTTCTTCCCCCTCAAGATCCTTTATAGTACAGCATTCTGTGCCAGCTGTCTCTCGCCAGCCTTTGGTGTGAGCTCTGCCCTTCTGTATGTAATCCTAAACCCTTTGGTTAGTCCCTTCGTATACATAATTACAACAAAGGAAATGAAGGAAAAGATTGCAAAACTCATCATAAAGGCTCCTCACATTGGAAGCACTGTCAGTGTGGAAGGGCActga